In one window of Microbacterium natoriense DNA:
- a CDS encoding ABC transporter permease: protein MTTVAVQRQAQRRRSPLIGYLLRRIGTSLLLLVGVTIVTFALTNLVPGDPISAALGEGASQNPATRDAFIAAHGLDQPLIVQYFIYMGNLLRGDLGTSLVTGRPVTSDLATAVPATIEVAIGAIILSLVVSIVLGTLAAYRRGLVTDQVIRVVTLVGLSVPTFWLALVSFYVFFLQLHIAPGSGRISPSITPPPTVTGMYTIDFLLNGDGVGYFDALAHLALPVLVLSLVTIGLLTRFIRTSVLEVLGSDYVRAARAKGLPAMRVILDYVLRGASLPILTVVGVAFGSLLSGTVLVESVFAWPGLGTYAYNSASNLDLPGIMGVGLVVGLIYLLINFVVDLLYGVLDPRVRIA from the coding sequence ATGACGACGGTGGCGGTGCAGAGACAGGCGCAACGGCGCAGGTCTCCGCTGATCGGATACCTGCTGCGCCGGATCGGCACCTCGCTGCTCCTGCTGGTGGGCGTCACGATCGTGACATTCGCGCTCACGAACCTGGTGCCTGGCGACCCGATCTCCGCGGCACTGGGTGAGGGCGCGTCGCAGAACCCCGCGACGCGCGACGCGTTCATCGCCGCGCACGGTCTCGATCAGCCGCTCATCGTGCAGTACTTCATCTACATGGGGAACCTCCTCCGAGGAGACCTCGGCACGTCGCTGGTGACCGGACGCCCGGTCACCAGCGACCTCGCCACCGCGGTGCCTGCGACGATCGAGGTCGCCATCGGCGCGATCATCCTCAGCCTCGTCGTCAGCATCGTGCTGGGCACGCTCGCCGCCTACCGCCGCGGGCTCGTGACCGATCAGGTCATCCGCGTCGTGACCCTCGTCGGTCTCAGCGTGCCGACCTTCTGGCTCGCTCTGGTCAGCTTCTACGTGTTCTTCCTGCAGCTGCACATCGCCCCGGGCTCCGGGCGCATCTCGCCGTCGATCACCCCGCCGCCGACCGTCACCGGCATGTACACGATCGACTTCCTCCTGAACGGCGACGGCGTGGGCTACTTCGACGCACTGGCGCACCTCGCCCTGCCCGTCCTCGTGCTCTCGCTCGTCACCATCGGGTTGCTCACCCGATTCATCCGCACCTCGGTGCTCGAGGTGCTCGGCAGCGACTACGTGCGGGCGGCGCGGGCCAAGGGCCTGCCGGCGATGCGCGTCATCCTCGATTACGTGCTCCGCGGAGCCTCCCTCCCGATCCTCACCGTCGTCGGCGTCGCCTTCGGCTCGCTGCTCTCGGGCACGGTGCTCGTCGAGTCGGTGTTCGCCTGGCCGGGCCTCGGCACCTACGCCTACAACTCGGCGTCCAACCTCGACCTCCCCGGCATCATGGGCGTCGGTCTCGTGGTCGGGCTCATCTACCTCCTCATCAACTTCGTCGTCGACCTGCTGTACGGCGTCCTCGACCCGAGAGTGAGGATCGCATGA
- a CDS encoding LacI family DNA-binding transcriptional regulator, translating into MGTKPTLHEVAATAGVSLASASRALTGRSASPEMVRKVRTAAKRIGYLPDATARSLRLGGHRQVVFAVDDIGNPNYVQMLRAIEAELGETTRISVSSTGRRPDQTVELVRMLSMGAGDGLIISPLRVTPALRQAIADTVVPVVVIGTLHSDLGVDNVFVDSSVAVGMVVDHLVEIGRTRIGVINGPGNTNPGAARRAGFAAAVERHALVRTEALQITAADFTVGAGVDAAEHLLAATLDSGIPIDAIVCANDLIAIGAISAARRRGLRVPDDLAVTGIDDTELAALYSPPLTSVSLQSERRGGIAARMLSERFADPSRPPRRETVDATLVIRASTIGEAA; encoded by the coding sequence ATGGGGACGAAGCCGACACTGCACGAGGTCGCCGCGACCGCCGGCGTCTCCCTGGCGTCCGCGTCGCGTGCGCTCACCGGACGCTCCGCGAGCCCCGAGATGGTGCGCAAGGTCCGCACCGCGGCCAAGCGCATCGGCTACCTCCCTGACGCCACCGCCCGATCGCTGCGCCTGGGCGGACACAGGCAGGTCGTCTTCGCGGTCGACGACATCGGCAACCCGAACTACGTGCAGATGCTGCGCGCGATCGAGGCGGAGCTGGGGGAGACCACGCGGATCAGCGTCTCCTCGACCGGCCGTCGCCCGGATCAGACGGTGGAGCTCGTGCGGATGCTGAGCATGGGAGCGGGCGACGGACTCATCATCTCTCCGCTGCGCGTGACCCCGGCGCTGCGCCAGGCGATCGCCGACACCGTCGTGCCGGTCGTCGTGATCGGTACGCTGCACTCCGATCTCGGCGTCGACAACGTGTTCGTCGACTCGTCGGTCGCGGTGGGAATGGTGGTCGACCACCTCGTCGAGATCGGTCGCACCCGCATCGGCGTCATCAACGGGCCGGGAAACACCAATCCGGGCGCCGCGCGTCGGGCGGGCTTCGCGGCCGCGGTCGAGCGCCACGCCCTCGTGCGCACCGAGGCGCTGCAGATCACGGCGGCGGACTTCACGGTGGGAGCAGGCGTCGACGCCGCGGAACACCTGCTCGCCGCAACGCTCGACAGCGGCATCCCGATCGACGCCATCGTGTGCGCGAACGACCTCATCGCGATCGGCGCGATCAGCGCGGCGCGACGTCGAGGGCTGCGGGTACCCGACGACCTCGCCGTCACGGGCATCGACGACACCGAGCTCGCGGCGCTGTACAGCCCTCCGCTCACCTCGGTGTCGCTGCAGTCCGAGCGACGCGGAGGCATTGCGGCGCGTATGCTCAGCGAGCGATTCGCCGACCCGTCGCGCCCTCCCCGCCGCGAGACGGTGGACGCCACGCTCGTCATCAGGGCTTCGACGATCGGCGAAGCCGCATGA
- a CDS encoding GNAT family N-acetyltransferase, producing MFAPDYPIRTERLLLRPIEAADAAPMLDYKADAENVRYVPYGPLTLAEIEERIATRWAGTRFEKQDDAVCLAVEERESGRLVGDVVLFWRSENDREGEVGYILDPRFSGRGYAAEAVAALLAVGFDGLGLHRIAARIDERNAASVRVVERLGFRREARLVESSWFKGEWTTLLIYALLEDEWRSSIIEG from the coding sequence ATGTTCGCGCCGGACTATCCGATCCGCACCGAGCGTCTGCTGCTGCGACCGATCGAGGCCGCCGATGCGGCGCCCATGCTCGACTACAAGGCCGACGCCGAGAACGTCCGCTACGTCCCGTACGGGCCGCTCACCCTCGCCGAGATCGAGGAGAGGATCGCCACGCGCTGGGCGGGGACCCGATTCGAGAAGCAGGATGACGCGGTGTGCCTCGCGGTCGAAGAGCGGGAGAGCGGACGCCTGGTCGGCGACGTCGTGCTGTTCTGGCGCAGCGAGAACGACCGAGAGGGTGAAGTCGGGTACATCCTCGATCCCCGGTTCTCGGGGCGGGGTTACGCGGCGGAGGCCGTGGCCGCTCTGCTCGCGGTGGGATTCGACGGACTGGGACTTCACCGCATCGCGGCACGCATCGACGAGCGGAACGCGGCATCCGTCCGAGTCGTCGAGCGACTCGGCTTCCGTCGCGAGGCCCGACTGGTGGAGAGCTCGTGGTTCAAAGGCGAATGGACGACGCTGCTGATCTACGCGTTGCTGGAGGACGAGTGGAGATCGTCCATAATCGAGGGGTGA
- a CDS encoding carbohydrate ABC transporter permease: MSAGTSRTRTTAVPRTGGLARSRRNEAIGLVVPTLIPILALSVVPLFIGVATAFTDSRLARHHDTQFVGFENFISLGSDVQFWQSFGIGMIWAVTVTVLQVVGGLCLALLLNTDLRFRGITRVLALIPWAMPPVVVAVMWQMIYSPTNGPLNWLIESLGGPADINWLGDFGLALPAVILVGVWVGMPQNTVVLLAGLQQVPGELLEAAAVDGASTWRRFVSVTLPALRPVIFSIASLSFIWNFNSFGIVYVMTEGGPGGRTMLPMLFTYLEAFKTRNTGGAAAMGDVIVLFLVVILVIALWRQFRPERSAR, from the coding sequence ATGAGTGCCGGGACGAGCCGCACCAGGACCACGGCCGTTCCGCGGACGGGCGGGCTGGCCCGCTCCCGGCGCAACGAGGCGATCGGCCTCGTCGTGCCCACCCTGATCCCGATCCTCGCGCTGAGCGTGGTGCCGCTGTTCATCGGCGTCGCGACGGCGTTCACCGACTCGCGGCTCGCACGTCACCACGACACGCAGTTCGTGGGCTTCGAGAACTTCATCTCGCTCGGCTCCGACGTGCAGTTCTGGCAGTCGTTCGGCATCGGCATGATCTGGGCGGTGACGGTCACCGTGTTGCAGGTGGTCGGTGGACTCTGCCTGGCGCTGCTGCTGAACACCGACCTGCGATTCCGCGGGATCACGCGTGTGCTCGCGTTGATTCCCTGGGCCATGCCGCCGGTCGTCGTCGCCGTCATGTGGCAGATGATCTACTCGCCGACGAACGGCCCGTTGAACTGGCTGATCGAGTCGCTGGGCGGTCCCGCCGACATCAACTGGCTCGGCGACTTCGGTCTCGCCCTCCCGGCGGTGATCCTCGTCGGCGTCTGGGTCGGCATGCCGCAGAACACCGTGGTCCTGCTCGCCGGGCTTCAGCAGGTGCCCGGCGAGCTGCTCGAGGCGGCCGCGGTCGACGGCGCGAGCACGTGGCGGCGCTTCGTGAGCGTCACGCTCCCCGCGCTGCGTCCGGTGATCTTCTCGATCGCGAGCCTGAGCTTCATCTGGAACTTCAACTCCTTCGGCATCGTCTACGTGATGACGGAGGGCGGTCCTGGCGGACGCACCATGCTGCCGATGCTGTTCACCTACCTCGAGGCGTTCAAGACCCGCAACACCGGTGGGGCCGCGGCGATGGGCGACGTGATCGTGCTCTTCCTCGTCGTCATCCTGGTGATCGCGCTGTGGCGCCAGTTCCGTCCGGAGAGGAGCGCGCGATGA
- a CDS encoding HpcH/HpaI aldolase/citrate lyase family protein has product MDLHRTGLYVPGDRPDRFASAEASGADLVVFDLEDAVAAERKGRARDDVIRWLEARSSEVAVQVRVNAGDDEDLRAVSTLPLDVGIRLPKVEDRMQLDRVAELAPGHPVTALLESARGVLNARATAEHPAVVAIGLGESDLRSDLGGGEPVLDHARLTALYSARAAGLPAPMASVYPAIRDLDGLAEDTRRAAQLGMFGRMAVHPIQLPVIAAEFAPTAAQIAWAQEVLRLLAAGGVATLASGEMVDPAMRGRAERILREYVAGS; this is encoded by the coding sequence ATGGATCTTCACCGCACGGGGCTCTACGTGCCGGGCGACCGGCCCGATCGCTTCGCTTCGGCCGAGGCGAGCGGGGCGGACCTCGTCGTCTTCGACCTCGAGGACGCGGTGGCCGCCGAGCGCAAGGGGCGCGCCAGGGATGACGTGATCAGGTGGCTGGAAGCTCGCTCATCGGAGGTCGCGGTGCAGGTGCGCGTGAACGCCGGAGACGACGAAGACCTGCGCGCGGTCTCGACGTTGCCGCTCGACGTCGGCATCCGGCTGCCGAAGGTCGAGGATCGAATGCAGCTCGACAGGGTGGCCGAGCTCGCGCCGGGACATCCGGTGACGGCGCTGCTCGAGTCGGCGAGGGGTGTGCTGAACGCGCGTGCCACTGCCGAGCACCCGGCGGTGGTGGCGATCGGCCTGGGCGAGAGCGATCTGCGCAGCGACCTGGGCGGCGGCGAGCCGGTACTCGACCATGCCCGACTCACCGCGCTGTACTCCGCGCGAGCCGCCGGACTGCCGGCCCCGATGGCGTCCGTCTACCCCGCGATCCGCGATCTGGATGGGCTCGCGGAAGACACGCGACGGGCGGCGCAGCTGGGCATGTTCGGGCGCATGGCGGTGCATCCGATCCAGCTGCCGGTGATCGCGGCGGAGTTCGCGCCGACGGCCGCCCAGATCGCCTGGGCGCAGGAGGTGCTGCGACTACTCGCAGCAGGGGGAGTGGCGACTCTCGCCTCCGGCGAGATGGTCGATCCGGCCATGCGCGGGCGTGCCGAGCGGATTCTCCGGGAGTACGTCGCAGGGTCTTGA
- a CDS encoding ABC transporter substrate-binding protein produces the protein MVTRRSTSLIALGAVALLALAGCSGGNSANSGGNASKGDSLVIDTAFSIETGDPGHTYDPTGNMIAKALYETLVDFKGSDVSTPIAGLASWKQNDAATEFTFTLEGDRVFSDGSPIEAKDVVFSLQRIQGMEDAKPNFLLGGLTVAEVDDKTVKITSETPLLQLPAILANPALGIVNSDVVIENGGATDGSDSAQKYLDGASAGSGPYVLDTLDLSSQVVLKKSDEYNGDEKAGYDRVVVRNVSESATQLANLKGGDSMVAMDLNGDQVAGLGDGVKVDSVPSGQTIFLLLNQSPAVAGDLANVKIAEAIRYSLDYDALLELAGAGAVQATGVIPPGFEGALESGVKPDAEKAKAALAEAGYTGQTLKLQFPNDYPVGGVEFTPLAERVQAQLKDAGINVELAPQPFATELDAYVGGTEGFGLWFWGPDYADSANFLPFAPGLKVGLRSGWAAEANPEIAQIAADAASATDAATRADDFTAFAEAMQAEGPFVPLIVPGRNIATADDVTGAVYNSVWEMDIAEINPAG, from the coding sequence ATGGTGACGCGTCGCAGCACCTCTCTCATCGCCCTGGGAGCCGTCGCGCTCCTCGCCCTCGCCGGCTGCTCCGGCGGCAACTCCGCGAACAGCGGAGGCAACGCGTCGAAGGGCGACTCGCTCGTCATCGACACCGCCTTCTCCATCGAGACCGGCGACCCCGGCCACACCTACGACCCCACCGGCAACATGATCGCGAAGGCCCTCTACGAGACCCTCGTCGACTTCAAGGGCTCCGACGTGTCGACTCCGATCGCCGGTCTCGCGTCGTGGAAGCAGAACGACGCCGCGACCGAGTTCACCTTCACCCTCGAAGGAGACCGGGTCTTCTCCGACGGCTCGCCCATCGAGGCGAAGGACGTCGTGTTCTCCCTGCAGCGCATCCAGGGCATGGAGGATGCCAAGCCGAACTTCCTGCTCGGCGGGCTCACCGTCGCCGAAGTCGACGACAAGACCGTGAAGATCACCTCCGAGACTCCGCTGCTGCAGCTGCCGGCGATCCTCGCGAACCCGGCACTCGGCATCGTGAACTCCGATGTCGTGATCGAGAACGGCGGCGCCACCGACGGATCGGACAGCGCGCAGAAGTACCTCGACGGCGCCTCCGCAGGCTCCGGTCCCTACGTGCTGGACACCCTCGATCTCTCCTCGCAGGTCGTGCTGAAGAAGAGCGACGAGTACAACGGCGACGAGAAGGCCGGTTACGACCGCGTCGTCGTGCGCAACGTCTCCGAGAGCGCCACGCAGCTCGCCAACCTCAAGGGCGGCGACTCGATGGTCGCGATGGATCTCAACGGCGACCAGGTCGCCGGTCTCGGCGACGGCGTGAAGGTCGACTCGGTGCCCTCGGGCCAGACCATCTTCCTGCTGCTGAACCAGTCTCCGGCCGTCGCCGGCGATCTCGCCAACGTGAAGATCGCCGAGGCGATCCGCTACTCGCTCGACTACGACGCCCTGCTCGAGCTCGCCGGAGCAGGCGCCGTGCAGGCGACCGGCGTGATCCCTCCCGGGTTCGAGGGCGCTCTCGAGTCCGGTGTGAAGCCGGACGCCGAGAAGGCCAAGGCCGCGCTCGCCGAGGCCGGTTACACGGGCCAGACGCTGAAGCTGCAGTTCCCGAACGACTACCCGGTCGGCGGCGTCGAGTTCACCCCGCTCGCCGAGCGCGTCCAGGCGCAGCTGAAGGATGCGGGCATCAACGTCGAACTGGCGCCGCAGCCCTTCGCGACCGAGCTCGACGCCTACGTCGGCGGCACCGAGGGCTTCGGCCTCTGGTTCTGGGGCCCCGACTACGCCGACTCGGCCAACTTCCTGCCCTTCGCCCCCGGCCTCAAGGTCGGTCTGCGCTCGGGCTGGGCGGCCGAGGCGAACCCCGAGATCGCGCAGATCGCGGCGGATGCAGCCAGCGCCACGGATGCGGCGACCCGCGCCGACGACTTCACCGCCTTCGCCGAGGCGATGCAGGCCGAGGGCCCCTTCGTGCCGCTGATCGTCCCCGGCCGCAACATCGCCACCGCCGACGACGTCACCGGTGCGGTGTACAACTCCGTCTGGGAGATGGACATCGCCGAGATCAACCCCGCCGGCTGA
- a CDS encoding ABC transporter ATP-binding protein, translating into MSEVAVLDARDVVVRYPGNPPVVAVDSVSLSVAPGETVALVGESGSGKSSLARAAVGIEKLAGGAVLFHDAPVTPLGIRRRSIALTGIQMVFQDPATSLNPRRRIGDQIADGIATALARGAAGSTVEEWLEKVGLPANVVSRYPHQFSGGQKQRIAIARALAARPSLLVADEPISALDASTQTSVAGLMRDLVAEAGAGMLFISHDLAVVRRIADRTVVLYGGRVMESGATDRVWSSPQHPYTRALLAAIPEPDGAGRIPEAPSTEDRMLWSEVAPVID; encoded by the coding sequence ATGAGTGAAGTCGCCGTCCTCGATGCGCGCGACGTGGTCGTGCGCTACCCGGGCAACCCGCCGGTCGTCGCCGTCGACAGCGTCTCGCTGAGCGTGGCGCCAGGGGAGACCGTCGCCCTGGTCGGCGAATCGGGCAGCGGCAAGTCGAGCCTCGCCCGCGCAGCCGTCGGCATCGAGAAGCTCGCCGGCGGCGCCGTGCTGTTCCACGACGCCCCCGTGACTCCGCTCGGCATCCGCCGCCGGTCGATCGCGCTCACCGGCATCCAGATGGTCTTCCAGGACCCGGCGACCTCGTTGAACCCGCGTCGCCGCATCGGCGACCAGATCGCCGACGGCATCGCGACGGCTCTGGCGCGAGGAGCTGCAGGCTCGACGGTCGAGGAGTGGCTCGAGAAGGTCGGGCTTCCCGCGAACGTGGTGTCGCGCTACCCGCACCAGTTCTCCGGCGGTCAGAAGCAGCGCATCGCGATCGCGCGAGCGCTCGCCGCACGGCCGTCGCTGCTGGTCGCCGACGAGCCGATCTCGGCGCTGGACGCGTCGACGCAGACGAGCGTCGCCGGTCTCATGCGCGATCTCGTGGCCGAGGCGGGCGCCGGCATGCTGTTCATCTCGCACGACCTCGCCGTGGTCCGCCGCATCGCCGACCGCACGGTGGTGCTCTACGGGGGCCGCGTGATGGAGTCGGGCGCGACGGACCGCGTGTGGTCGAGCCCTCAGCATCCGTACACCCGGGCACTGCTGGCGGCCATTCCCGAACCCGACGGCGCGGGGCGCATTCCCGAGGCGCCCTCGACGGAGGATCGGATGCTGTGGTCGGAAGTGGCTCCGGTCATCGACTGA
- a CDS encoding CaiB/BaiF CoA transferase family protein, translating to MSDQEDLRTVPSPPLHGVRVLDVSTLFAGPLAATFLGDFGADVIKIEHPARPDAARGHGPQKHGVNLWWKTLGRNKRTATVDLSTAAGADVLLRLVADADVMIENFRPGTLERWGLSPEQLFAANPRLVLARVTAFGQFGPYSSRPGFGSLAEAMSGFAALTGDPDGPPTLPPFGLADGIAALATSYAVMAALRGAERDGVGQVVDMAIIEPILMLLGGQITAWDQLGLVQPRTGNRSVNNAPRNVYRSRDGVWLAVSTSSQSIAERVMTVVGRTELTREPWFGSGHDRAQHADELDDAVQTWIGAHPASEVIDAFEAASAAIAPVYDVRGVVDDPQYRALETIVRVPDPELGDLAMQNVLFRLSRTPGSVRWAGRPHGADTDDVLRDAGFSDDDIDALHASGAV from the coding sequence GTGTCGGACCAGGAAGATCTGAGAACTGTTCCATCGCCTCCGCTGCACGGGGTGCGCGTGCTCGACGTGTCGACGCTCTTCGCCGGTCCTCTCGCGGCCACCTTTCTCGGCGATTTCGGCGCCGACGTGATCAAGATCGAGCATCCGGCACGACCCGACGCCGCCCGCGGGCACGGCCCGCAGAAGCACGGCGTCAATCTCTGGTGGAAGACGCTCGGTCGCAACAAGCGCACAGCGACGGTCGATCTGAGCACGGCGGCCGGCGCGGACGTGCTTCTGAGACTCGTCGCCGATGCCGATGTGATGATCGAGAACTTCCGTCCGGGCACTCTCGAGCGCTGGGGGCTCTCGCCCGAGCAATTGTTCGCGGCGAATCCGCGGCTGGTGCTCGCGAGGGTGACCGCTTTCGGGCAATTCGGGCCGTACTCCTCACGGCCGGGCTTCGGAAGCCTCGCCGAGGCCATGAGCGGATTCGCCGCGCTCACGGGCGATCCGGACGGCCCGCCTACGCTGCCGCCGTTCGGCCTCGCCGACGGCATCGCGGCGCTCGCCACTTCCTACGCTGTGATGGCGGCACTGCGAGGTGCCGAGCGCGACGGCGTCGGGCAGGTCGTCGACATGGCGATCATCGAGCCGATCCTGATGCTGCTGGGCGGACAGATCACGGCATGGGATCAGCTCGGTCTCGTGCAGCCGCGCACCGGCAACAGATCCGTCAACAACGCTCCGCGCAACGTCTACCGCTCGCGCGACGGCGTCTGGCTGGCGGTCTCGACGAGTTCGCAGTCGATCGCCGAACGGGTCATGACCGTGGTCGGCCGCACCGAGCTGACCAGGGAGCCGTGGTTCGGCTCGGGACACGACCGGGCACAGCACGCCGACGAGCTCGACGACGCCGTGCAGACCTGGATCGGCGCGCACCCCGCGTCCGAGGTCATCGATGCCTTCGAGGCCGCATCCGCCGCGATCGCACCGGTGTACGACGTGAGGGGAGTCGTCGATGACCCGCAGTACCGGGCTCTGGAGACGATCGTGAGAGTGCCCGACCCGGAACTGGGAGACCTCGCGATGCAGAACGTCCTCTTCCGGCTCTCGCGCACGCCGGGCTCCGTCCGCTGGGCCGGGCGACCGCACGGTGCGGACACGGACGACGTCTTGCGGGATGCGGGATTCTCGGATGACGACATCGACGCACTGCACGCGTCAGGCGCCGTGTGA
- a CDS encoding Lrp/AsnC family transcriptional regulator translates to MPLDDIAYRILDVLRENGRVSIAALAEKVGISRANAYTRVESLVHDGVITGFSARIDPAKAGLSIGALVFVTVLPQAWTSFRERVSEMPDVEWCAITTGEHDAMLLIRAVDVSGVHEFSTGVIAQLPEVRTVVSVVVLDEVVRRSFLLPSDLPERNTEIPLGMTRWTPATPGRDTLPPR, encoded by the coding sequence ATGCCACTCGACGACATCGCGTACAGAATTCTCGACGTGCTCCGCGAGAACGGGCGCGTCTCGATCGCCGCCCTCGCCGAGAAGGTGGGCATCTCCCGGGCCAATGCGTACACGAGGGTCGAGTCTCTCGTGCACGACGGGGTCATCACCGGGTTCAGCGCACGCATCGACCCCGCGAAGGCGGGACTGTCGATCGGCGCGCTCGTCTTCGTCACCGTGCTCCCCCAGGCATGGACGTCCTTCCGCGAGCGCGTCTCGGAGATGCCCGACGTCGAGTGGTGCGCGATCACCACCGGCGAGCACGACGCGATGCTGCTGATCCGCGCAGTGGACGTGAGCGGTGTGCACGAGTTCTCGACCGGAGTCATCGCCCAGCTGCCCGAGGTGCGCACGGTCGTGAGCGTGGTGGTGCTCGACGAGGTCGTGCGCCGGTCGTTCCTGCTCCCCTCCGATCTCCCGGAGCGGAACACCGAGATCCCGCTCGGCATGACGCGGTGGACACCCGCGACGCCGGGTCGCGACACCCTTCCGCCTCGGTGA
- a CDS encoding ABC transporter ATP-binding protein, producing MTAALSIRDLTIDIGRPLVRGVSLELEAGRIHGLAGESGSGKTLTSLAVLGLLPRQARTGGSISLAGEELLGMRRRDLNRIRGRRIAMVFQDPSASLHPQLPVGRQLTDHLRVHLSLAKDAARTRAIELLETVQVPNPAEALKRYPHQFSGGQRQRIAIACALACDPDVLLADEPTTALDVTVQAGILRLLRDLATQRNLAVLLVTHDLGVMSAIADEVAVMKNGEIVERADRETLFRDPQHEYTRTLLAALPGSKIEEADAADEADAATEEAADE from the coding sequence ATGACCGCGGCGCTCAGCATCCGCGATCTGACGATCGACATCGGCCGTCCGCTCGTCCGTGGAGTCTCGCTCGAACTCGAGGCCGGACGCATCCACGGTCTCGCCGGAGAATCCGGTTCGGGCAAGACGCTCACTTCGCTCGCCGTCCTCGGGCTCCTCCCGCGACAGGCCCGCACCGGCGGATCGATCTCCTTGGCGGGGGAGGAGCTGCTCGGCATGCGCCGGCGCGACCTCAACCGCATCCGCGGCAGGCGGATCGCCATGGTGTTCCAGGACCCCTCGGCGTCGCTGCACCCGCAGCTGCCCGTGGGGCGCCAGCTCACCGACCACCTGCGAGTGCATCTCTCTCTCGCGAAGGACGCCGCGAGGACCCGGGCGATCGAGCTGCTCGAGACGGTGCAGGTGCCGAACCCGGCCGAGGCGCTGAAGCGCTATCCGCATCAGTTCTCGGGCGGACAGCGTCAGCGCATCGCGATCGCGTGCGCGCTCGCGTGCGACCCCGACGTGCTGCTGGCCGACGAGCCCACGACCGCGCTCGACGTCACGGTGCAGGCCGGGATCCTGCGGCTGCTGCGCGACCTCGCGACCCAGCGGAACCTCGCGGTGCTCCTCGTCACGCACGATCTGGGCGTGATGAGCGCGATCGCCGACGAGGTCGCCGTCATGAAGAACGGGGAGATCGTCGAGCGGGCCGACCGCGAGACGCTGTTCCGCGATCCGCAGCACGAGTACACCCGCACGCTGCTCGCCGCCCTGCCTGGTTCGAAGATCGAAGAGGCCGATGCGGCAGACGAAGCGGATGCCGCGACCGAGGAGGCCGCAGATGAGTGA
- a CDS encoding ABC transporter permease, which produces MSSIDAASGPWRIRLRWPRAWRTPLGVIGTVIALAWVIIAFTAQWWVPFDPNAQALPRLQPPGIDTLLGTDGNGRDIFSRLMTGATVSLPLALMLVIAAMIIGTTIGALAGYFGGWVDETLMRITDLFMAFPTVILAMVVAASLGPSLFNAVIAAIVVSWPQYSRVTRSIVLGLRGQNYVIAGRLLGHSPLRTLFVDILPNIAGPMLVLATLDIGAAILLLSGLSFLGLGAQPPTAEWGSMISAAIQNFDAWWLGVFPGLAILTVVLAFNFLGDAMRDVLDPTAEMTHEKQAEHKADAKGAIA; this is translated from the coding sequence ATGAGCAGCATCGACGCCGCATCCGGACCCTGGCGCATCCGTCTCCGCTGGCCGCGCGCCTGGCGCACCCCGCTCGGGGTCATCGGCACGGTCATCGCCCTGGCGTGGGTCATCATCGCCTTCACCGCGCAGTGGTGGGTCCCGTTCGATCCGAACGCCCAGGCGCTGCCCCGCCTGCAGCCGCCAGGCATCGACACGCTGCTCGGCACCGACGGCAACGGCCGCGACATCTTCTCCCGCCTGATGACGGGTGCGACAGTGAGCCTGCCCCTCGCGCTCATGCTCGTGATCGCGGCGATGATCATCGGCACCACGATCGGCGCGCTCGCCGGATACTTCGGCGGCTGGGTCGACGAGACGCTCATGCGCATCACCGACCTCTTCATGGCGTTCCCCACCGTGATCCTTGCCATGGTGGTCGCGGCATCCCTCGGCCCGTCGCTGTTCAACGCGGTGATCGCGGCGATCGTCGTCTCCTGGCCGCAGTACTCGCGCGTCACGCGCAGCATCGTGCTGGGCCTGCGCGGCCAGAACTACGTGATCGCGGGGCGGCTGCTCGGTCACTCGCCGCTGCGCACGCTGTTCGTCGACATCCTGCCGAACATCGCCGGTCCCATGCTCGTGCTCGCGACCCTCGACATCGGCGCCGCCATCCTGCTGCTCTCCGGTCTCTCATTCCTCGGTCTCGGCGCCCAGCCGCCGACCGCGGAGTGGGGCTCGATGATCTCGGCCGCGATCCAGAACTTCGACGCCTGGTGGCTCGGCGTCTTCCCCGGTCTCGCGATCCTCACGGTCGTGCTCGCCTTCAACTTCCTCGGCGATGCGATGAGAGACGTGCTCGACCCGACCGCCGAGATGACGCACGAGAAGCAGGCGGAGCACAAGGCCGACGCGAAGGGAGCCATCGCATGA